The DNA segment GAaattatcttatatataaaatgacatttaaaatactttcctACCAAAAATAAATCACATGGATTTACTAATAATATGGAATGAAAGGTAGTAacacatattatttttcatttcaacagATTTGGGTTAACATTTTGGTCACATTTTTCTCTAATTAGCATTTGAGTGTTAATGTGAGCTTTCCATAAATAGGTGCAAGTTACTTTACCTTTTCCATTGGTTCCCCATGAGATATCATTGTTGTTCTTACATACACATGAATCTATTGAGCCCTATTCTGTATGTGATGCTAAATAATCCTCCTAGCCCTGGGTCTCAGACTTCCTGCTCATGTTAAATATTTACTCCTCTTAGTAAGAGGAGTAAACGAAATCACAGACGAAAAGCACTTTGAAGAACTCAGAAGATGTTAGAGCAAACTTTCTTTCCCTGTCCTCCTGTTTTCCATGTGGACGCTTCCCTAGTGTAATCCTGGCTATCCCTTTCCCTCCGATAGGAGTGAATTCTCTGATTAATCAATAGCAAGGATCTGGCATCCATCTGTTTACATACCTTGATTCGGTGCagttaatgatttatttttatttttatttttatttttgagaataatCAATAGCAAGGATCTGGCATCCATCTGTTCACATACCTTGACTCGGTGCAGttaaggatttattttatttttatttatttttttttgttttgagacggagtctcgctctgtcgcccaggctggagtgcagtggcgcgatctcggctcactgcaagctccgcctcccgggttcacgccattctcctgcctcagcctcccgagtagctgagactacaggcgcccgccacagcgccggctaattttttgtatttttagtagagacggggttcaacCATCTtcgccaggatggtttcgatctccggacctcgtgatccgcccgcttcagcctcccaaagtgctgggattacagtcgtgagccaccgcgtccggccatcTTTGTCCATCTTTGTCCATCTTAATGAAAACATAATTTGCAGCAATGATATTGAGATTCACCTggtgtattaatattttaacagaaattttATGAACTGAATTACAAGCTATCAGGTAAATCAAGTAGGCCACAGGTTCAGTAAAAAGGAAAGCACCTTCTGAACGTTGATCCTAATACCTGTGAGCATTCATGCTCTGAAATTATAGCTGAGCGCACACTGTGTGCCAGATGCGGTCCTACGTGCAGGGATGTACAATGCCCAAGGAACTGCCGGTGCCAGGATCTGGGCTTGTCAAAAGGTGCCTTCGGTGTATGTGAGGAGACCTATCATGGGGGACACACTGGAAAAACCACCAACATGGTCCAGCGCAATCAGTGAGGCAAATGCATGGGGAGGTGGAGAGCGAGAGCTGCAGAAGGAACAGAGGCTCCATAGGGAGCCCAGAGTGGAGAGAAGCCCCTGGAGGGAGGGGCTATGGAGGTCCTGGTGGAAGAAAGCCCGGGGAGCCCGGTGGGTGTGGATTAGGGTCAGGAGGGGATCAGTGAGTGAAGAGAAGCATTtcaaggagtgtgtgtgtgagtgtggatgtgggtgtgtgtttgtgagagtttgaatttgtgtgtgtgtgagtgtgtgagagactgtggtgtgtgtgatgtgaatgtgggtgtgggtgtgtgtgagcatgagtttatgtgtgtgtgtgagagtgtgtgagagactgtggtgtgtgtgatgtgagtGTGGATATGGGTGGTTTGTGTTTATGTGGCATATGTGAGTATATATGGAGTGTAGTGGGCTTGGTGTGTGAGTGTGGTATCAGTGTATATATGGGGtatccatggtgtgtgtgtggagtgtatgatgtgtgtgtggtatgtgggtGTATGGGGgatgtttgtggtgtgtgtgtgtgaaatgtaTGTGAGTAGATGGTGAGTGCCATGTGTGGTGTaagtgtgtgatgtgtgtgtggtgtatgtgagTGGTACATGAGATGAGTGTGGTATGaggatgtgtggtgtgtgtgtgtggaagttatgtgtggtgtgtttgtggtATGTGAGTGTAAGTGTATGAGGCATGGCggtggtgtgtgtggtgtctgtgtatgtggcgtgtgtgtgtgagtggtgtgtgttTGAGAgtttgtgtgatgtgtgtggtgtgtgtgatgagTGTGTGTTCACGGTGTGTgtgtggaatgtgtgtgtgttctatgtGTGGTATGTGAGTGTGAGTTTATGGGGAGTGTTTTTGGTGTGTGTTTTATGCATGTGGTGTGTatggtttgtgtgtatgtggtatgtgtgtgagTGGAGGTGGTGAGTGTTGTATTTGTGAGAGTATGTGTgatgtgcatgtggtgtgtgtgggggtggtaTGTGTGGTATGTATGGTATGAGTATGTGTCTATTGGGGTgtctatggtgtgtgtgtggaatGTGTCAGTGCATGGTATTGTGTGATACGTGAGTGTGAATGTATGCGGgagtgtttgtggtgtgtgtgtgatgcatgTGGTGTGCATGGATGTAGGAAGTGAGTGTTTAcagtgtgtgagtttgtgtgatgtgtgtggtatgCATGTGGTATGAGTGTGCACGTATTGGGGTGTTCATAGTGTGTGTGTGGAATGTGTGGCGTGTGTGGTATGTATGTTAGTGTAGGTTGTGGGTGTGATGCgtgtgtggtgtgggtgtggTATTTGTGGTATGAATATGTGTGTACTGGGGCGTtcatgtgtgtgatgtgtgtggaaTGTGTGAGTttttggtgtgtggtgtgtgagtgtatgGGGGCTgtttatggtgtgtgtgtgtgtgtgtgtgtagatgtgttGTGAGGGAAAGTGTGAAATGTTTTGCTGGGAAAGGAAGATCATCAGGTAAGAGAACTGTAGCAAGGTTACCGTAGCAGCAGGACAGCAAATAGATCATGAGGTGCATTAGAGACGGGGAGACCAAAGCAGTTATTACTGGCAAGTTGACCCAAGTAACTGAAATCTGCAAAGCTTATGATTGACGGAGGAATTATAGAAAGtcaaaatacacacatgcacaataaGACTTTCTGATTCTGTACCATAggcttcttttttaatatttttattttgtaacattATCTTAATAGcacattattaataatattttgaataatgaaaATACCCAGTACAAACATTTTTCCCTAAACTATTGCTTATCTGGTGATGCCACCCAAGGTCAAGGACCAGGgtcacatttctgtttttatacttCAGGTCAATAGGAGCAATAACAATGGCTAACATTTACAGAAAATCTATGTTCCAAgtcttatttacatatataaattaatttaatcttcataacagtCTATAAGGTAGGTCACTATTATCTGTTTTTAGAGACTAGGAAACTGTGACACAGAGAGGAAAAGTAAGTTACTCACTATCGCATAGCATGAAGCTGTGGAATGAGAATTCCAACCCAGACACTCTGCTTGCAGCCACTCCACCCCAATGTCTACCAGAAAGTGTGGTTCAGTATTTTGAAAGAATGCTGGTGGATTCATCTTCATTTATATACCTCCACTGTGCCTCTTGTATGTAATTCTgaacataaaattagaaaaaacctTCACCTGAAAACAGAGATATTCCCTCAGCAATAGCATAGGCATGTCATCATGCCCTTGAGCTAGCTAGTCATAAAAATTCTTACAGATCACACAGTAGGTTTTGTAGACAATAATGACCAGCCATGGGCAGACACAGAACTCCCCAGCCCAGACTAGTAGGGTCAAGTCTGCAAGCACAACGGAAGCTCCTTCTTGCTGAGATAGGTGACTGGAAACAAGACCACAGTTCCCACGTCCAGAGGCAGTTGCGACTCAAGTGTGTTTAGTCTCCTGGGCCTGGAGGAGAGTAATGGGCAGCCCGCTGGGCTGTAATGGCCATCTGCCCGCCTGCGGTTTCTGCCCTGATGCGCATGGTCCCTTCCTTCCTAGCCAGACCGTGTTCCAATCACCTAGTTCTAATCGGCCTTGCCCCAAGTGCATCAGATGCTGCTTCAAGTTTCAATTACACTGTATAAACCAGGTTTCTGGAGAATTCCAGCCAGACAGTGATCCGAGGCACTCACCCCGGACCCTGCATATGGAATCTGACTCAGATCTATGTTGTATTCACAGCACCTGCCTAGTGATGGCAATTTTGTCCAACAGCACCTGCCTCCCCTCTCCGGCTCTTTGCTCTTGGGTAGTCTCCCTGACACCTGGCCTTTGTGTCTACCTCAGGAGCTCCCAGCAGCGCTGGTAACAGGCACCAAGCTTCTGAGTAAAGCCTTGGGCCATAAGTCATGTCATTCATTTTACTACTGGTGGAAGATAAAACACCAAAAATCAGCCAAAGAACTGTTCCTTGGAGAAGTGCCTCAACATTTGGAGGGGTGAGGTATACTcacaggaaattttatttttattaggctTCCcacaaaatattaatgaaatactCATAGTGATTCTCCAtcttccatttatattaaaaatagtatattttaaatgtatcaattttggctgggtgcggtggctcacatctgtgagtCACATCTGTGACTTCGTtacaattaaaaacttttgctctgggaaaggaaatattaagagaatgaagaaacaagccacagacaggaagaaaatatttgtaaaacacctGTCTTGCATCCAGACCATTAAAAACcacttacaactcaacaataagaatTCAAGCCACCCAATTAgtaaatggacaaaagatctaaAGAGGCTCCCATCAGAGATGGCATATAGAAGGCGGAAAGCTTATGAAAAGATGTTCGCCCTCCCCGCGCTTTTCCCTCCCTGCGTCCCTCTCTCTCCCACACACCCTCCGCTGCAGCGAGAGTGGGAGCGGGTCAGGGGCGGTAGGCGGTGACGGTGACTTGCTGTCTCTCGTGCGAGGCGTGGGATTTAAGCGCATTATAAGCCGTGGGTCCCGGAGAATCCCGAGAGGCTGCGCTTGGAGCCCAGACTGACGCGCTTCTCTCATGGTTCCGGGCCGCTGCCCTGCAGAGCCCACCTTACTCTTACTCTCCACAGGCCTGTTGGCCGCGGCGGGCCTTGGCTCCCCTGAGCCTGGTGGGCCTGCAAAGAGCTGCGTCCAGGAGCCGCCCCCAGGGAACAAGCTGCCAGCGGGCCTGGGGAGAACCGCCCGTCCGATGAGCTCGGCTGAGCGTGCACGCAGTGCCGAAATCAAGGACGCCTGGATGCTTTTCGTTGCAGAGTGACAAAGGTTCAACAACAGGAAGAGGATCAGGGGCCAAGACAAGAAGCTGAAGTTCGGCCTGCCAGGAACCCCGGGCCCCAGCATCCCACCCAAGGCGCTGCTGCAGGAGTTCCAGCTGCTGCTGAAAGGTGCGGTGCCGCAGGGCCAGAGTGCGGGATCCTGAGCCCTGCATGCCAGTCCTTGCGGGGGCCGATCGCTGTGAGCCTTACTCAGGTCCAGCCGCCTCCAGGGAGGACAATGTAGACGAGGTGCGGGGCGTGAGGGCGGTGCTGGCCGCACCCCTGGTCCTGAGGCCACGGGAGCCGCGCGAGGAGGCCGCCTTCCACTGACGCCTGCACCGGGACCGGTTGCTGCAGCGGTGCCAGCTGCAGGAGCTCCGCGTCTGCTGCTTCTCCGACGCCAGGGCGCCGCCAGGATGACAGGTGCAGGAGACTGTGGCTGTGGGCAGATGTGGTTTCCAGCCCCAGGTCCCCGCGGCCCCTGGCTTCCCAGCGCGCTGTCCTGTGAGCAAGAAGATGAAAAAAGCCACCCGATCAACAGGTCAGCTGCCCCGCCTGGCAGCCCAGCCAGACAAGGCAACCGAAGTTCATCCTCTCTGAGTTGACTTCGTGCGGGCAGCGGGCCGGCGCCCAGGATGCTGGGGAGCCCTGCGCGCCGGAGGCCGACAAGCCGTGGGGCTCAGAGGCGCCTCAGGGCGAGAAGGCACCCGTCTCCCAGCGCTTTCACCCCCTGGCCTGCCCGGCCCGCGTGGTGTCCCAGTGGCTGCGGCCACGCCAGGCATTCTGCCCCGCGGCGGCTGCACAGGGACGAGAACTGAGAACCCCTGCTCAACCCCATCCGGGGTGACTGCCAAATGCCTATGCCAGCGGCCCCGATCTCCCTCCGGTGGAGGAGTGGGGGGAGACACGGCCTGGGGGCCTCAGGCTGGGCGCGCTGGCGATCCCGAGGCCGACCAGGTCATGCACCTCCAGTCCGCCTGGGCACCCAAGCTGCAGCCGCCTTCTGTGCGCAGACAGCAGCCTCCAGGCAATCCCCGAGCCCGCCCGCACTCCCCGCATCTCAAAACCGGGGCTAGAGGTCCCTGTAGCTGCGGCCAAGCCAGGCGGTCTGCCCTGCGGCGGCTGCACAGGGGCAGGAACCGGCCCTCAGACCCAACCCCGGTGGCTGCAGAGGGCCACTGGCTAGAGGTCCCCAGCTCCAGCAGAGGAGGAGCTGGGCGGGGGCAGGGCCTGGCGGGCTCTCAGGCCAGGTGCACTCGCGATCTAGAGGCAGCCCAGGCCATTCTCCACCACCTGGGCGCCCAAGCTGCAGGCGCCCTCTACCTGCTGGCAACAGCTGCCTGGCCACTCCCAAGCTGGCTGGCGCTCCCAAGCCTCGCAGAACCGGGGCTAGATGTCGCCGTGGCTGCGGCCAAGCCCGGCGGTCTGCCCGGCGGCGGCTGCACCGTGGCTGGAACCGACCCCCCAGTCCCATCCCCCATGGCTACGGAGGGCCCCTGTCAGCGGCCCCGATCTCTCTTTGGAGGAGGAGCGGGGCGGGAGTCACGGCCAGGAGGGCCCTCAGGCCGGAAGGGATGCACGTCTGCGATTCCGAGACGTCCCGCGCGAGCCCAGGAGAACCCGCAAGCCAGCAGCGCCTGCGCCCGAGCTGCAGCAGCCCCCTGCAGGCCACGCGGGCTCGGGAGCGGTTTCCGGAGTCCGAGCTGGCGCTGAGCTGCAGGCGCGAGCCTAAAGGCTTAGCCGGGGCCCACGCTGTCTGAGAGATCGGAGCGTTCAGCTACAGGCACGCGCTTAACGGCTTCGTGGAGCTCACTCGGTCTGAGAGGTCGGAGGCTGCGAGTGTCGCTGCTGAAGGCTGTGGTGGACCAGGCTGGATCGCGGATTCTGAGCTACATCGCGGGTTTGGTGGTGGATCTTGGATTTGGGGGTGGATCGCGGGTTTGGGGGTGGATCTTGGATTTGGGGGTGGATCGCGGGTTGTGGGGGGGATGGCGGATttggggctgggtgggggtggAAAGGCCACGAGGAGCCGCGGCGGCTCAGGAGCGGGTGGTGGGCGTCTGAAAAGTCGCCACCATGAGGAAGCTCTTCAGCTTCGGGAGACGCCTGGGCCAGGCGCTCCTGGACTCCATGGACCAAGAGTACGCTGGTCGGGGGTACCACATCCGGGACTGGGAACTGCGGAAGATCCACAGGGCTGCCATCAAGGGCGACGCCGCGGAGGTGGAGCACTGCCTGACGCGCAGGTTCCGGGACTTGGACGCCCGCGACAGAAAAGACAGGTATCGGGGGCTCAGCCTGCGGTGGGAGGGGGCCCCAGGCCCGGCTTCCCTGCAGCCCCTGGGGCGGGGGCCTTGGAGGGCCCCGGGCACCCTCGGAGCCGCGGAGCCAAATGGAGCCTCAGACTGCTTTCCATCGCTGGCAATTCCCCGTCTGTAGCACTTGGTGGATAATTTGATTTAACTCACAAAGTTAAGCATATACACGTTTAAAACATGGGGCCATATACATGATAGGGAGGTGCCTAATGAGAACTCATTCCCATGTCAAAAATACCATGAGCCATTTTCAGTAGGCGAAGAGTTCTCAAATTAAACCCTGTGTCAGTTTTAAATCCGAATCCACCTAGGTAGATAGGTTCTTTACTGGGGCTTCTTAGAGGGACACTTGGAAATGGGACGTGGGTTCCTTGAATGAGAAGActcatttttctcaaaatgtgaGCTCTATGTTTATCAGATTTacataaaccaaataaaaatatcaaggtTTTATCATTTTTGCATGACACTGTCTATCTTACTATTGtgatgatatttaaaaatgttcataatggAGTGAAAAAAGACTTGCTCCTCTAGATATCAAAATGTGCTATTAATTCTCACAATTAATTATTTACTAACAGCTgaaaacacagataaataaatGCAACAGAATAGGAAATCCAAAAACACTgaaatatatgtaagatatatacaTAGGGATTGATAATGGTAACATTTCAGATGAGTAGGAAAGGATGAGTTATTAATAACATGCCTGCTGTGTGAAGAAAACTAATGGAATTTTATGTCGCAAAAATGAGTTCCTGATGGAATTTAGACTGAAATTTTTACATatgcaaaatgagaaaagtaccagaagaaaatacaaagactTATATATAcaggtacattttatgttaataaAGGCCTTCCTAAGAATGACCTCGCAAGCAGGCATTCTGAAAGTTGATTTagcaaactaaaaattaaaatcccctgtgtatcagaaaaaaattaacaaaaggtaacacacttgaaaaatatttacaatatatatttttactaatatataaaaatatatattcagatgAAAAGTGTATCTTCATCCTACAGGGAAGTTATTctttatcatatataatatgatatatattactgattatatatataacaaattgtatatattactaatataatatgttatatgtatatcagttatatatatacagataaaaagcacatctttattttacaggGAATTCTTTCCAATCAAATCCACAAGAAAAGAACTCTAAAAGTGAGCAAAGTACTTTTTTGCAGATCCACAAGTTACTTATGTACATATGAAAAAATCCTTAG comes from the Homo sapiens chromosome 9, GRCh38.p14 Primary Assembly genome and includes:
- the LOC124902211 gene encoding translation initiation factor IF-2-like; this translates as MHLQSAWAPKLQPPSVRRQQPPGNPRARPHSPHLKTGARGPCSCGQARRSALRRLHRGRNRPSDPTPVAAEGHWLEVPSSSRGGAGRGQGLAGSQARCTRDLEAAQAILHHLGAQAAGALYLLATAAWPLPSWLALPSLAEPGLDVAVAAAKPGGLPGGGCTVAGTDPPVPSPMATEGPCQRPRSLFGGGAGRESRPGGPSGRKGCTSAIPRRPARAQENPQASSACARAAAAPCRPRGLGSGFRSPSWR